The DNA window CGCGTTCACACTCGACAGGACCATCACCCACGCGACGCCGGCGGGCAGCAGAACCACCACCACGGCAGCCTCCGACGGCACCGCCACCAGCAGCAACAGCACGATGGTGAACGTGACGCCGGCGATCAGCAGCAGCCGGTTCAGTGACCACCGCGCCCGCAGCCGGGGCAGCAGCAACGCCCCGAACACCGCACCGATGCCGACGGCGGCGAGCAGCACGCCGTACCCGCCCGAGCCGAGACCGAGACGCCGGCTGGCGACCAGCGGCAGCAGTGCCCAGAGCGCGCTCCCGGGGATCAGAAACAGTCCGGCGCGCAGCAGGATGCGCCGCACGACGGGGGAGTGGCGGACGTACCGGCTGCCGGACCGCACGGCCGCGGCGAACCGTTCCGGGGCGTCGCCGTTGCCCGTCGTCGCCGGCCGCCAGCGGAACAGCACCAGGGCGAACACGGCGAACGAGAGGGTGTTCAGCCCGAAGACCACGCCGGTGCCGGCCCGGGCGATGAGCAGGCCGGCGATGGCCGGTCCGACGGCGCGGGCCAGGTTCATGCTGATCGCGCCGAGCGCGGACGCCTGCGGGAGCTGCGGGCGTGGCACCAGCTCGGGGATGACCGACTGCCAGGTCGGCGCGGTCACCGCCTGCCCTGCGCCGAGCACGAACGTGAGGGTGAGCAACAGCTCCGGCGGCATGTGATCGGTAACGGTCAGGGCGGTGAGCAGCACACCCACGGCGGTGAGGAACATCTGCACCCCGAGCAGCAGCCGCCGCCGGTCGAACGTGTCGGCGAGCGCCCCGGCCGGCAGCGCGAGCAGCACGATCGGGAGGGTGCTGGCGGTCTGCACCACCGCGACGAGGGTGTCACTTCCGGACTCCTCGACGAGCAGCCACTGGGCGCCGACGGTCTGCATCCAGGTGCCGATGTTGCTCGCCAGCAGCGCAAGCCACAGGCTCCGGAAGGCTGTCACACGCAGCGGCGCCCATGCCGTTTCGGTCGTCACTCCCCATGGCTACCACCGCTGGGTCACGCTAATCGGCCCGCCTGCGCCTTTTATCGGGTACGCGCGACAACCGCCCACAACCGCACATGAGCCTTCCCGCCCCCTCCGGCCGCGACCACCCATGCCCGCTCACGGCCGCAGCGCGACCGCCGGCTCAGCGGCGGCCTCCGTGGTCGCCACCGCCTCCGTGGTCGCCACCGGCTCCGCACCGGCGGCCTCACGCCGCCGGGCCAGCCAGAGCACCACCACCGCGTAACCCAGGATCATCACGATGTCCGTCGCCGCCATGGCCCATCCCAGGTCGGCAGCCGTCTCGTCGACGGTCAGCTCGCCGTGGGCCGCCGCGACCACGCTGCCGATCAGGTTGTTGCAGACGTGCAGCGCGATGGCGGCCTCCAGCCCACCGGTGCGAACCGTCACCCAGCCCAGCACCACGCCGAAGACGAGCAGGTCGGCGAACCCCCACGGCGTACCCCAGCCGTGCAGCGCCGCGAACACCACCGCCTGCGCCAGGATCGGAACCCACGGGCTGCGCAGCCACGTGCCGATGCCCTGCAGCAGCCAGCCGCGGGTCACGTACTCCTCGGCCGCGGCCTGTATCGGCACCACCGCGACCAGCACGACGAGCCCGGTCAGGAACGGTCCCCAGCCGGCGAACGACGCCTCAGCGGCGACCGGTTCAGCGCCGGGAAGCGAAGTGGGCAACGAGGTGATGACGGCGACCAGCAGGACCCCGACGGCCGCCACCCCGAGACAGATCAGCAGCCATTGGACCCGCAGCCGCCCCGCGACCGAGGAGAGCGTGCCGGCCGGCCGGCGCTGGATCCACCGGGCCGCCAGCAGCGTCACGGGCAGGAAGGCGGCGATCGCCAGGAAGAGCATGGCCAGATCGATGAGCGGCCCGAAGCTGGGGTAGCCGTCGGCCCCCTCCGGCCGCCCCGCGATCGCAGCCGCGAGCGTGACCACCAGGAACCCGCCGATCCCGAGCACCGTCCCGGTGACGACGATGAACAGGGTGCCGAGCAGCGTGCGCCACCAGGCGGCCGGCCGGGCCAGGTGATGATAGGAAGTCATGGCCGACATCCTGTCCGGCGGGGACCTCCCCGGACATCCGGCCGGGGTCGGAAACCGGCCCCTAACCATGGATAGAGATATGGCCTCTACTGTGAGGCCACCATGTTCATCCTGCCCGCCCTGCTCGCCGCCGCCCAGCTCCTCCTCTGGCCGATCCTGCCGCTGGTCCGGGACGCCGGCGACGTCGCGGCCGGCACCGGCGTCGCGCCGGGCGCCGCGGTCGTGGTCGTCCTCGCGACACTCGCCGCCGCCGCCGGCCTCACCCAGCGCCGCCGCCGTCCGGTGCACGCCCTCGTCGTCGTGGCCGCCGCGATCACCGCCGCCACCCTCGCGGTGCCGGCCGGCCAGTACGTTCTGGTGCCCGGCGACGCGATCCTGGTCCTGGCCCTCACCGACCTGGTGGCGCTCTACTCGGTGGCCGTGCACCGCCCGGCGCGGACCGTGCTCGTGCCCCTCGGCGGCGTGGTGCTCTGGCAGACGGCGCTGACCACCGTCACCGACGGATTCGCGGTGACCGACGTGGTGCTGCTCACGGCCGTCTACGTGGTCGCCGCCGCGCTCGGCCGGGCCCGCGCCCGGTGGAACGCCGAGCGTGCCGCCGCCGCCCGCCGTCTCGAGGCGGCCCGTAAGGCGCACGCCGAGGCCGCCGACGCGGAACGTCGCCGTCTCGCCCGGGAGCTGCACGACGTGACCGCCCATCACCTGACATCCGTGGTGGTCAACGCGCAGGCCGCGCAGCTGCTCGGCGACAGCCGCCCGGAGCTGCGGGCCGAGGCGCTCGCCTTCGCCGCGCGCACCGGGCGGGACACCCTGGCCGCGCTGCGCCGGCTGGTCGCGATCATGCCGCTGGACGAGCCGCGCGCCGAGGAGGTCCCGTCGCTGGCGGCGCTCGCTGAGGACTTCGGCACGCTCGGCCAGCGGGTCACCCTCAGCCTCCCGGACGGTGAGCCGGCTCCGGCGATCGCCGAGGCGATCCACGGCATCGCGCGCGAGGCGCTCACCAACACCCTGCGATATGCGCCGGGCGGTGCGGTCACGCTTCTTTTCCGGTACGGGGTGAGCGGCGCGGAACTGGTCGTCGAGGATCACGGCGGGGACCCGGGAACGGCCGCGGCGACCGGGCTCGGCGGCGGCCGGGGCGTCACCGGCATGCGGGAACGGGCAGGCGCCCTCGGTGGGACGGTGGAGGCCGGTCCCCGTACCCAGGGAGGTTGGGTTGTGCGGGCGCTGGTGCCGCAGACCGCTCCCGGCGGCGCGGGACGCCGTCTGCGCCGGTGGGCGGGGAGTCGCGCGGTGCTTGACTTCTGCCTGATCCTGCTGGTCCTGGCCCTGCCGCTGGCCGGTCTCGGCTCGGCCGAACTGACCACGGCGGCCTGGTGGGCGGTGACCGCCGCGATGATCGTGCACGCGGCGCCGCTCTGGTGGCGGCGGCGGCATCCCTGGCCGGTACTGGCCGTGGTGGCGGCGACCGGCTGGATCGGCCCGCTGCTGTGCCTGACCCGGGTGGCGCCGGCCGACGCGGGCTGGCTGTTCCTGTTCGGCACGCTGTCCGAGCTGGTCGCGGTGCATGCCGCCGGCAGCTTCGCCGGACCGCCGCGCCGCACCTGGCCCGCCCCGCTGGTGACGCTCTCCCCGGCGCTCGCGCTGGCGGCGACCATGGGGTTCGAGCCGGGTACAGCCGGGAGCGTCCCGATGGCGGTGCTGCTCACCGGCGTCTTCACGGTGCTGTTCGGCGTGGTGCTGATCCCGGCGGCGTACGCGTCGTGGTGGGCCGGCGTCACCGCCCGCGCCCGCCGGGACGGCCGCCGCGAGCGTGAGGAGGGCCGGGTGGCGGCCGTGCTGGCCGGCGCCGAGGCCCGGGCCGCAGCCGAGCGGGCCAGGATCGCCGACGGGCTGCGCGCGGAGGTGCTGCGGCACGCCGCCGACCTGCCGGAGGCAGCCGAACGGGGCGACCTCACGGGGGTGCTCGGCGCGGCCCGGCACGCCCTCACCGCGATGCGGTCCCTGCTGGACGGCCTGACCGGCCCGTCCCGCCGCGACGACCAGCCCGCAGCCGGCCACGCCGCCCACCGGCCCGCAGCCGGCCACGCCGCCCACCGGCCCGCAGCCGGCCACGCCGCCCACCGGCCCGCAGCCGGCCACGCCGCCCACCAGCCCGCAGCCGGCCACGCCGGCCGGCAGCCCGATGACGTGGAGGTGCCGTCATTCCGATCCGTGTCCTGATCGTCGACGACCAGCTGATGGTCCGCGCCGGTCTCGCCGCCATCGTCGGCTCGCAACCGGACATGGAGGTGGTGGGGGAGGCCGGTGACGGCGCCGCCGGGGTCGCCCTCGCCGCAGCCCTGTCGCCGGACGTGATCCTGATGGACGTCCGGATGCCCGGCGTGGACGGTCTGACCGCCACCGCGCGCCTGACCGCCGGCCCGAACCCGCCGCGGGTGCTCGTGCTCACCACGTTCCACCAGGACGCCTACGTGTTCCAGGCCCTGCGGGCCGGCGCCTCGGGTTTCCTGCTGAAGGACTCGGAGCCGGCCGAGCTGGTCGCCGGGATCCGCACCGTCGCGGCGGGCGAGGCCATGCTGAGCCCGGCGGTGACCCGCCGGCTGATCGACGCGTTCGCCACCGGCGCCGTCGCCGAGACGCCCGAACCCGATCCGCGCCTCGGCGCCCTCACCCCGCGGGAGCGGGACGTGCTGGCCGGCATCGCGCGGGGCCGCTCCAACGCGGAGATCGGCGAGGAGCTCGGCATCGGCGTCGGCACGGTCAAGACCCACGTCAACGCGCTGCTCGCGAAACTCGGCGTCCGCGACCGGGTGCAGGCCACCATCGTCGCCTACGACGTAGGCCTGGTCCGCCCCCGCTGAACCCGCCCGCCGGGCCGTGCGTCCGGCCTTTGCGACGCCGCTGTCAGGCCGTGAGCGCGGTCGACCGGACAGAATCGAGCGGGTTCCTCAGCCGGCGGTCCAGCGGCGCTCGATGGTGACCAGGGTTCCGGTGGCGGTCGTGGTGACGCGGACGTCGCCGTACGCGTTCATCAGGATCGCGCCCCGGCCCCGGTCACGGGCCGGTGGGCGGGCCCGCCAGCCGCCGAAGTCCTGGACCTCGATCCGGACCAGGCCGCCGGAGACCCGCAGGCGCAGGTGCACCTCCGGGCGGCTCGGCCGCTGGGCGTGCTCGACCGCGTTGTTGATCGCCTCGGTGGCGGCCACCTGCAGGTCGTAGAGCAGGTCCTCGTCGACGGCGTCGCCCTGCAGCGCGGCCTGCAGGTCCCGGCGGGCGGCGGCGGACGCCCCCGGGCCCAGCGGGTAGGTCCACGCGGTCTCCACCTCCGGCAGGCTGACGTCGCCCGCGGCGGCAACCGGGTCCCGGCGGATCACCACCACCGCTATGTCGTCGTGCTGCGGGCGCGGCACGTCGCCGAGCACCGCGTCGACCAGAGCGGTCAGCGGGGTGCCCGCGGTGAACTCCCGATGCACGCGCGCGCCCAGCCGGGTGAGGCCCTCGTCGATCGACTTCGGGAAGTCCTCCACCAGCCCGTCGGTGAAGAGCAGCAACTGACCACCGGGTTCCAGGCTGCCGGTGTTCTGCCGGTAGTGGGCCCGGGTGAGGCCGAGCGGCGGCCCGATCAGGCCGGTGAGCTGGCTGGTCGGTGCGCCGGGCGCGGAGGCCACAGGTGTCGGGTGACCGGCGCTGCACCACGTGAAAGCGCCGGTCCGCGGGTCGATCCGGATCACCAGCAGGGTCGCGAAGAGCGGCGTGTGCAGGCGGCCCACGAGCGTGGCCACCCGTCCGATCACGTGCGCCGGCGCCGGGTTCTCGACCAGGTACGCCCGGACCGCGTTACGGATCTGCCCGGTGGTGACGGCCGCGCCGAGACCGTGCCCGGCCACGTCGCCGATGCTCACCACGAGCGAGCCGTCGGCGGCCTCGGCCACGTCGTACCAGTCGCCGCCGACCCGGCCGGACGCCGGCCGGTACGCGGTGTGCACGTCCCACCCGTCCAGGGCCGGCACGCTCTCCGGCAGCACGGCCTGCTGCAGCGTGACGGTCATCTGCTGCTCGTGCTCCAGCTGCCAGCTGCTCTGGGTGAGCGACGCCAGCATGTCGGCCAGCGGGGTGAGGATGCTGCGGGCCTGCTCACTGGGCGGGTTGGCCGGGTCGATCCGCACGGTGATGGTGCCCAGGACCGTACCCTCGTGGGCGGTGATCTCGACCTCGACGGACTCGCCCGGCGCGCCCTCGTCGTCGTCGCCGTCGGCGGCGGCGAACCGCAGCTCCGGGCGGCGGCGGCCACCCCGCAGCACGGTGACCGCCGACAGGCCGCCCAGCATCGCGCGTGCCTGATCGGTAGCGGTCTGGAACGCCTCCTCCAGGGCACGGCCGGACGCGATCACGGCGGCCGTGTCGGCGAGCGCGGTCATCTGCCGGCTGTGCGTGGCCCGGACGCTCGCCATCTCCAGCAGGTTACGGATCCGGGCGATCAGCTCCTGGGCGTGGAACGGCTTGACCACGTAGTCGTCCGCGCCCGCGGCCAGGCCCTCCACCCCGGACTCCTGACCGGCCCGGGCGGAGAGCATCACCACCGGCAGGCCGCGAGTCGCCTCGTCCCCGCGCAGCTTGCGGACCAGGGCGAACCCGTCCAGGCGCGGCATCATCACGTCGGTGATCAGCAGATGCGGCCGGTCCCGGCGGATCGCGCGCAGGGCGGCCTCGCCGTCCGCGGCGGTCAGCACCTGCCAGCCCTCGGCGGTCAGCAGTCGGGACAGGTAGGCGCGCATGTCGCTGTTGTCGTCGGCGACCAGGATCCGGATCCCACCGGCCGGCGTCACGTCGTCGTCGCCGCCCTCGTCGGCCAGCCAGCCGGCGGTCTCCACGGCGGCGGCCCGCGCGGCGGCGAGCGGCTCCGGCGCGGGCTCCAGCGGCGGGGCGCCGGCCGGCCGCACCGCGCTCCACGGCAGCACCACGGTGAACGTGGTGCCCTCGCCGGGCGCGCTCGTCACCTCCACGTCGCCGCCGGCCAGCCGGGTCAGCTCGCGGACCAGGGCCAGGCCGATGCCGGTGCCCTCGTGGCTGCGCGAACGCGCGCCGCGGATCCGGTGGAACCTGTCGAACAGGCGGGGCAGCTCGGCCGCGTCGATGCCGATGCCGGTGTCCGCCACGGACAGCCGGACCGCGGTGGCGTCCGACGACAGGGTCACCCGGATCTCGCCGACGAAGGTGAACTTGAGGGCGTTGGAGAGCAGGTTCGTGACGATCCGCTCCCAGTGGCCGGGGTCCACCGCGACCGGTCCGGGCAGCGCCGCGCAGTCCACCACCAGGCGCAGACCGGTGCGCTCGATCGCCGCCCGGAACACGCCGGCCAGGTCCCGGGTGTACCGGGCCAGGTCCAGCGTGCGCGGCTGGGTGCCGGACCGTCCCGAGCCGATGCTGGAGAACGTGAGCAGCTCGTTGACCAGGGAGAGCAGCCGGGTGGCGCTGCGCCAGGCGGTGTCGACGCGGTCGCGCTGCGCGGGCCCGAGCGGTTGGTCGCGGTCGGCGAGCGCGTCGGCCAGGGGGCCGAGCATCAACGTCAGCGGGGTACGGAACTCGTGGCTCACGTTCGTGAAGAAGTCCGTCTTCACCCGGTCCAGCTCGACCAGCGCCGCCGCCCGGTCACGTTCCTCCTGGTACGCCTGCGCGGTGCGGAGGGCGACCCCGATCTGCTGGGCCAGCAGAGTCAGGAACGACCGGTACGTGTCGTCGAGCGCCCGGCTCGGACTGACCCCGGTGAGCAGCACCCCACCGGGCAGGGGTTGAGCGAGCGACGCCCGTACCGGATCGCCGAAGGCGCCACCGGTGAGCGTGAGCCGGTCGCCCAGGTCTCCCACCACGGTGATCTCCCCGCCGGCCGCGGCACGCAGCCCCCAGGGATCGCCGGCATCGCCGTTCAGCGCGACCTGGCCGTCCAGCGCGACCTGGCCGTCCAGCGCGACCTGCGCCGGCAGGTCCACGGCGGCCGCGCCGACCAGCGTCTGCCGCCGCAGCACACCGCCGTCCCGCAGGTAGATCGCGGCGAACGGAACGTCCAGCTGATGCCTGCCGAGCACCTCGCCGAGCCGCGCGCAGGTCTGCTCGACGCCGGCCGTCCCGTCCCCGCCGGGCAGCGCGAGATCGTGCAGCAGCCGCAGCCGGCGCTCACCGACGACCTGCTCGGTCACCTCGCTGCACACGGTCAGCACACCGACCGTGACGCCGTCGTCGTCGCGGGCCGGCGCGTGCGAGACGCTGAAATACGCCTCCTCGCGGTACCCGGAGCGGTCCAGCAGCAGCTGCAGCGCCGGCACCCAGCTCGCCACGCCGGTGGCCATCGCCTCCTCGATCAGCGGCCGCAGCACGTCCCAGCCCTCGGCCAGGGTCACCCGCACGTCCCGGCCGAGCGCCGCCGGATGCTTGTCGCCGATCAGTCCCGAGTACGCGTCGTTGTAGAGCTGGACCAGGTCCGGCCCCCAGAGCAGCAGCATCGGGTACCGCGACGAGAGCACGATCCGGACAGCCGCCCGCAGGCTCTGCGGCCAGCGTCCGATCGGCCCCAGATCCGTCGCCGCCCAGTCGATCCGCGCCATCAGGCGGCCGGTCTCGCCGCCGCCGGCGAACACGTCGTCAGCCGGGGTCATCTCACCGCTCAAAGTCGTGCCATTCCCATCCCCGCCCGTTACCCCGTGGCTGGACTCTCGCACACCACTGCGCGATAGTGCCTCGCCAGGGTCGTACCTCGTCCACCAGCCGGGTATGTTGCCCCGGAGCAACGAGACCACGGCTGGAAGGAATGCATGGCGGACGACGACGGGCAGCGGCTCGCCGCACTGCTGCGTACCGGTCTGGATGCGGTGGCAGATCCGATGTTCGACAGGTTCGCGTCCATGGTGCGGACCGTGCTCGGCGTGCCGGTGGCGCTCGTCTCACTCGTCGACGCGGACCGGCAGTTCTTCCCCGGAGCCTGCGGGCTCGGCGACCCCTGGGCGCAGAAGCGCGAGACCCCGCTGAGCCACTCGTTCTGCAAGCACGTGGTGGACGCCGCGCAGCCGCTGATCGTCACCGACGCCCGGGTCGACCCGCGGGTGCGGGACAACCTCGCCATCGAGGACCTGGGCGTGGTCGGCTACGCCGGAATGCCGGTCGTCGACGCCGACGGGCAGGTGCTCGGGTCGCTCTGCGCGATCGACCACGAGCCGCGCCGGTGGACCGAGCAGGAGCTGTCGGCGCTCTCCGACCTGGCGGCCGCCTGCTCCGACAGCCTCCAGCTGCGGATCGCGTCGTACCAGGCGTCGGACCGCGCCGAACTGGTCGCCGAGCGGAGCCGCCTGCTGCTGCGGGCCAGCATCGCGCTCGGCGCCGCGGCCACCTCCGACCAGGTGGTCGACACGGTACGGGATCTGGTCATCGGCACGCTGGACCCGGCGTACGTCGGGGTCTCCTGGCTGGAGACCGGCGGCCTGATCCAGCTGGCGTCCGGCCGGCTGCTCCCGCCCGACCTCGCGGAACACTGGGCGACGTACGGCACCGAGGTCCGCACCCCCTCCGGGCTGGCCGCGCGCAGCGGGCGCACCGTTGTCCTGCCCGACCTTGCCGCGGTGGCCGAGCAGACGCCGGACGCGCTGGACACGTTCCACCGGATGCAGTGGCAGGCCGCGGTCAGCGTGCCGCTGCCCGGAGCGGGTGGCCCGATCGGGGCGCTGACGTTCTGCTGGAAACAGCGGTACACCCCCGGCGACGCCGAGCACGCCGTGCTGACGGCGCTCGCCGGGTACGTCTCTCAGGCGCTGCAGCGGGCCAGTGCATACGACGACCGGCGCACCGCCGCAGAGACGATGCAGAAGGCACTGCTCAGCCCGCTGCCCGCGCTCGACCACGTGCGGCTGGTGGCACGGTACGCCCCGGCGAACCGCGCCGACCTGGTCGGCGGGGACTGGTACGACGCGGTCCGCCTCGACGACACCCGGATGGCCGTGGTGATCGGCGACGTGGCGGGACACGGCGTGACGGCGGCCGCGACCATGGGCCACTACCGGAGCATGCTGCGGGCGCTGCTGGTCGACAGGTACGACTACCCGTCCGTGCTGCTGTCCCGTTTCGAGCGGGCGGCAAAACTGCTCGGGGTGGGTGGGATGGCCACCGTGCTGGTCGCCTACCTCACCGCCGAGCCGGACGGGGGGCACACGCTGACCTGGGCTAACGCCGGACACATCCCGCCGACGCTGGTGCTGCCGGACGGGACGGTCAGCCAGCTGCCCAACGGGGGGCCGCTGCTCGGCGGGCTGCGCGGGGTGACGCGGCGGACACATACCCGGGCGCTGCCCGCGGGGAGCCGGTTGGTGCTCTACACCGACGGGCTGATCGAGACCCGGACGTTCCCCATCGACGACGGCATCGACCACCTGCATCGCGTGATCACGGATCGTCCGGGGGCGGGCCTGGACGAGCTGGCCGACGCGTCGATGGCGATCATCGCACCGGGCGAGCGCGAGGACGACGCCTCCCTCCTACTGATCGAAACCCTGACCCCACAGCCCCCTGGGTGACGGTCCCGCCCCTCGCCCCCGTCCGCAGTTCGCCAGCCAGCGCGCGCAGTCGACTTCTGTGGATCAGCTGGTCCGGCCGGCTCTCAGCGCTGTCCAAGGTGCTGCCGACAGCACTGTCAACCAGCTCGTGTCGTCCGGCTGGTCAACAATGCTGTCGGCCGTCCGTTTTGTGAACGCTGAGAACCAGCCCGCCCCGCCCATTCCAAGATCTGGCGACGCGAATGCCGCCGATCATCCGGCGGCGCGGGTGCCGCGCCGATCTCGTCGCCGGCGGCGCGAGTGTCCGCGCCGATCTCGTTCACGGCGGCGAGCGTGCCCGCGCCGATCTCGCCGCCTCCCGGGTGGTGACGGCTAGCGGAAGTGACCGGCGGGGAGGAACTGCTCGGGGCGCAGTGCCCGAGCCGTAATCCTGGTGTCGCCGATCCACCCGTAGAACCCCTGGTCGTACGCCAGATCGAACGACGTCCCACCGAGCGTGAACGGCCTCCCCACCGTCGCCACCCCGCGCGCCGCCTGTGACGGATTACGGGCGATCTTCGAGCCGTTCACCCACACGACGCTGCGCTTCCCGTCGTTGACGATCGCCACGTGATGCCAGACGCCGACCGGCAGGGCGTGGCTCCACGATGTCGGATTGTGATCACCCTCGGCGGTGTAGAGCACATACTGCAGGAACCGCTCCGGCGACAGGTTCAGGCTGCACGTCGGCTCCAGCGGCGACCACCCACTGTGTTTGCCCGCGTCCCCGGCGCGGCCCTCCCAGCTGAAGACGCCCATCCAGGAATGGTTCCCGGTGAACGGCGACGGCAGCTTCAGGAACGTCTCGAACGTGTACCCGTTCATGAAGGTGGCGCTGTTCAGCGGCGCCCCCGGGGCGGTCTGCAGCAGCGCGCCCCGGTTCGGGCCGCCGTCGAAGCGGAGACTCGCGTGGGCCGGCGCGCCCCGATGGTGGTCGGCTGCCACGGTGAGCACGTCGGCGCCGCTGCCCGCGAGACGCCGTACCACGAGGTCGTTGCCCTTGCCGGAGAGATCGGCCACGACGGCGCCGTCGCTGACCGCCTGGCCTGCCGTGTCGAACCGCCAGTAGGCGGCGGTGTGCCGGTCGACCACGCGGGCCGCCGGGCGCGGCGCGGGAAGCGCCGGTGGCGCGAAGGCGGCGAACCGCTTCTCGAAGTCGATCTCCAGGCTGAACCGGTCGACATCGCCGGTCAGCTCGATCGTCTCCTCGGCGAGGGGGGACTTGCGCTGCAGGAACCACGGCGCGAACGTCTCCACGTCGATCCGGTTGCGCACCAGGTCGAAGCGGTACAGCCGGATCATGGCGGCGCCGCCGTAGTACCGGTCCTGATAGTTGGTGATGTGCACGTGGACGTCGTTGCCGGCGGTGTTGCGCAGCACGGTCCGCCCGGGCGGCCAGTAGTGGCCGTTGAGGGTCAGAAAAATCTGGTCGTTGTCCTTGATCAGCTGGTCCCAAAGGCGCTGACCGTTACTGGACAGGTACGCCTTGCCCGCGTCGTCCCCGTAGGCGAGGTCGTGCGTGGTGACGATCGCGGGCAGCGTGGGGTTCGCCGCCAGGATCGAGCGGGCCCAGGTCAGCCCGCCGTCGGAGATCCGCCAGTCCAGCGCGAGGATCAGCCATTGCCGGCCGCCCGCGGTCAGCCGGTGCGCGCTGTTGTAGCCGTCGGCGGAGGCCCCGAGGTACGTCGCCGCACCGCGGAACCGGTCCGGGCCGAAGACCTTCAGGTACGCCGTGCTGCCCCGCTGATCGTTCGTGCTGGAGCTGACGTCGTGATTGCCGGCGAGCACGCTGTACGGCAGCCGCCCGTCGATCGCCCGGAACGTCGAGCCGGCCAGCGTGATCTCCCGCTCGGTGCCGTGCTCGGTGATGTCGCCGAGGTGCGTCAGGAACGCGACGTTGTCCTCGGCGCGCTGGTCGAGCAGGTACCGGAAGGTGGCCTTCAGCGGCGCCGGGTCGGCGCTGTCGGCGTCGAACAGATACTGGGTGTCCGGCAGCACCGCGATCGAGAACCGGGGGTCGGCCTTGTCGAAACCCCTGGTCGATGCGGTGGCCGGGCTCATGTCGAGGGTGGCGGCGGCGGGCGCGGCGAGCGCGGCCGCGAGCAGGTTCCTTCGTTCCACGAGCAAAGATCATTTATGGGGTGCGGGGACGGCAGGCGACCGCCGGACAAGGAGCAGACAAACGTTCAGAAACCGCTCACCACGGTCTTGCCGATGGCGCTGCCCGCCTCCACGATCGCGTGCGCCTCGCGCAT is part of the Actinoplanes missouriensis 431 genome and encodes:
- a CDS encoding MFS transporter, with product MTTETAWAPLRVTAFRSLWLALLASNIGTWMQTVGAQWLLVEESGSDTLVAVVQTASTLPIVLLALPAGALADTFDRRRLLLGVQMFLTAVGVLLTALTVTDHMPPELLLTLTFVLGAGQAVTAPTWQSVIPELVPRPQLPQASALGAISMNLARAVGPAIAGLLIARAGTGVVFGLNTLSFAVFALVLFRWRPATTGNGDAPERFAAAVRSGSRYVRHSPVVRRILLRAGLFLIPGSALWALLPLVASRRLGLGSGGYGVLLAAVGIGAVFGALLLPRLRARWSLNRLLLIAGVTFTIVLLLLVAVPSEAAVVVVLLPAGVAWVMVLSSVNASMQLFLPNWVRARGLAVYQIVFAGAQAAGALVWGVLSDLWGLGPTHVIAAGLMLAGTVTLRWWPLRDTSGMNRDPAVFWPEPHLTLDPSDRDGPVLITARYAVADARAEAFVEAMERVRLSRLRTGAVRWGLFRDGEAPGVFVEAYVVPSWGEHVRQHEGRLTGSDQEAEERAVGLAEGPAEVSHLLSAR
- a CDS encoding CPBP family intramembrane glutamic endopeptidase, with the protein product MTSYHHLARPAAWWRTLLGTLFIVVTGTVLGIGGFLVVTLAAAIAGRPEGADGYPSFGPLIDLAMLFLAIAAFLPVTLLAARWIQRRPAGTLSSVAGRLRVQWLLICLGVAAVGVLLVAVITSLPTSLPGAEPVAAEASFAGWGPFLTGLVVLVAVVPIQAAAEEYVTRGWLLQGIGTWLRSPWVPILAQAVVFAALHGWGTPWGFADLLVFGVVLGWVTVRTGGLEAAIALHVCNNLIGSVVAAAHGELTVDETAADLGWAMAATDIVMILGYAVVVLWLARRREAAGAEPVATTEAVATTEAAAEPAVALRP
- a CDS encoding sensor histidine kinase — protein: MFILPALLAAAQLLLWPILPLVRDAGDVAAGTGVAPGAAVVVVLATLAAAAGLTQRRRRPVHALVVVAAAITAATLAVPAGQYVLVPGDAILVLALTDLVALYSVAVHRPARTVLVPLGGVVLWQTALTTVTDGFAVTDVVLLTAVYVVAAALGRARARWNAERAAAARRLEAARKAHAEAADAERRRLARELHDVTAHHLTSVVVNAQAAQLLGDSRPELRAEALAFAARTGRDTLAALRRLVAIMPLDEPRAEEVPSLAALAEDFGTLGQRVTLSLPDGEPAPAIAEAIHGIAREALTNTLRYAPGGAVTLLFRYGVSGAELVVEDHGGDPGTAAATGLGGGRGVTGMRERAGALGGTVEAGPRTQGGWVVRALVPQTAPGGAGRRLRRWAGSRAVLDFCLILLVLALPLAGLGSAELTTAAWWAVTAAMIVHAAPLWWRRRHPWPVLAVVAATGWIGPLLCLTRVAPADAGWLFLFGTLSELVAVHAAGSFAGPPRRTWPAPLVTLSPALALAATMGFEPGTAGSVPMAVLLTGVFTVLFGVVLIPAAYASWWAGVTARARRDGRREREEGRVAAVLAGAEARAAAERARIADGLRAEVLRHAADLPEAAERGDLTGVLGAARHALTAMRSLLDGLTGPSRRDDQPAAGHAAHRPAAGHAAHRPAAGHAAHRPAAGHAAHQPAAGHAGRQPDDVEVPSFRSVS
- a CDS encoding response regulator, which produces MVRAGLAAIVGSQPDMEVVGEAGDGAAGVALAAALSPDVILMDVRMPGVDGLTATARLTAGPNPPRVLVLTTFHQDAYVFQALRAGASGFLLKDSEPAELVAGIRTVAAGEAMLSPAVTRRLIDAFATGAVAETPEPDPRLGALTPRERDVLAGIARGRSNAEIGEELGIGVGTVKTHVNALLAKLGVRDRVQATIVAYDVGLVRPR